Proteins from a single region of Akkermansiaceae bacterium:
- a CDS encoding response regulator transcription factor, translating to MKKILVIEDQAPMRRNIALMLEMEGFAVITAENGRIGVEQALKDCPDLVICDVMMPELDGHGVVQTLRASPETATVPFIFLTARSDKGDLRIGMNFGADDYLIKPVVREDLLAAVEVRLARAEAIEARLQSVSDANNVGFSPDFSSHEPLGGLGLTNREAEVLLWVAQGKSNGDVAGILGMSEKTVKQHMGSIFEKLGVENRNAAAMLAVEVLGRPKVK from the coding sequence ATGAAGAAGATTCTCGTAATTGAAGACCAAGCGCCGATGCGTCGCAACATCGCGCTGATGCTTGAGATGGAAGGATTTGCGGTGATCACCGCGGAGAACGGGAGGATCGGGGTGGAGCAGGCGTTGAAGGACTGTCCGGATCTCGTGATTTGTGACGTGATGATGCCGGAACTCGACGGCCACGGAGTGGTGCAGACCCTCCGGGCCTCTCCGGAGACCGCCACCGTGCCTTTTATTTTCCTCACGGCCCGCAGTGACAAAGGTGATCTCCGGATCGGCATGAACTTCGGGGCGGACGACTACCTGATCAAACCGGTGGTCCGGGAAGACCTGCTGGCCGCCGTTGAGGTCCGGCTCGCCCGCGCGGAAGCGATCGAAGCCCGGCTGCAGTCGGTCTCCGACGCGAACAACGTCGGCTTCAGCCCTGACTTCAGCTCCCATGAACCTCTGGGTGGTCTCGGCCTCACCAACCGAGAGGCGGAAGTGCTCCTCTGGGTGGCCCAAGGCAAGAGCAATGGCGATGTCGCGGGGATCCTCGGGATGAGCGAGAAAACCGTGAAGCAGCACATGGGCAGTATTTTCGAGAAGCTCGGCGTGGAGAACCGCAACGCGGCGGCCATGCTGGCGGTGGAGGTGTTGGGCCGGCCAAAGGTGAAGTGA